Proteins encoded by one window of Rutidosis leptorrhynchoides isolate AG116_Rl617_1_P2 chromosome 7, CSIRO_AGI_Rlap_v1, whole genome shotgun sequence:
- the LOC139857388 gene encoding protein CUP-SHAPED COTYLEDON 2: protein MEGEVKKEVETLPPGFRFHPTDEELITCYLINKIQDSSFTGRAITDVDLNKCEPWDLPGKAKMGEKEWYFFSLRDRKYPTGVRTNRATNTGYWKTTGKDKEIFNSATSELVGMKKTLVFYRGRAPRGEKTNWVMHEYRVHAKSAFRSSKDEWVVCRVFQKTAGGKKYPSSSSHSRGMMNIPYNLEIGHASGIQIPPQIMQPDPNYQFPIGLGRNNYISNADIAEFSRVFRGNNVNIPPLHPAQLNYPNENGSECFTISGLNLNLRGSTTTQMRPMGQPPPPPEPQPQEDVTSSMLISSGGLVNEQALGYNNGDIISNSNTLGNNRFMTMDQCGDLENYWAPY, encoded by the exons ATGGAAGGAGAAGTTAAAAAAGAAGTAGAAACACTTCCTCCGGGTTTTCGGTTTCATCCTACCGATGAAGAATTAATTACTTGTTATCTTATAAACAAGATACAAGATTCAAGCTTTACCGGAAGGGCGATTACTGATGTTGATCTTAATAAATGCGAGCCTTGGGATCTTCCTG GAAAGGCGAAAATGGGAGAGAAAGAATGGTATTTCTTTAGCCTAAGAGATAGAAAATACCCAACAGGAGTAAGAACAAATAGAGCCACCAACACTGGCTACTGGAAGACTACTGGTAAGGACAAGGAGATCTTCAATAGCGCCACCTCAGAACTTGTCGGTATGAAGAAAACGTTGGTATTTTATCGAGGGAGGGCCCCACGTGGTGAGAAAACCAATTGGGTCATGCATGAGTATCGCGTTCACGCCAAATCTGCTTTTCGCAGTTCCAAG GACGAATGGGTTGTGTGTCGAGTTTTCCAAAAGACTGCGGGTGGTAAAAAGTATCCATCATCGTCCAGCCATTCGAGAGGCATGATGAACATTCCGTACAACCTTGAAATCGGCCATGCTTCAGGGATACAGATCCCTCCCCAGATCATGCAACCCGACCCAAATTACCAGTTCCCCATCGGATTAGGAAGAAACAATTACATCAGCAACGCTGATATCGCCGAGTTTTCTAGAGTTTTCCGAGGTAATAATGTGAACATACCACCTCTTCACCCAGCCCAGTTAAACTACCCTAACGAAAATGGTTCCGAATGCTTCACTATTTCTGGGTTGAATCTAAACCTTAGAGGGTCAACCACAACCCAAATGAGGCCAATgggtcaaccaccaccaccaccagaacCACAACCACAAGAGGACGTTACGTCCTCGATGCTTATAAGTAGTGGTGGTCTAGTAAATGAACAAGCCCTGGGTTATAACAATGGAGACATAATTAGTAACTCGAACACGCTTGGCAACAATAGGTTCATGACGATGGACCAATGTGGCGATCTTGAAAACTACTGGGCTCCATATTGA